The following proteins come from a genomic window of Stigmatopora nigra isolate UIUO_SnigA chromosome 9, RoL_Snig_1.1, whole genome shotgun sequence:
- the higd1a gene encoding HIG1 domain family member 1A, mitochondrial codes for MSTYEDNDSKLMRKAKENPFVPVGMAGFFAIVGYRLWKLKSRGDTKMSVHLIHMRVAAQGFVVGAMTLGVIYTMYRDFYLKPREEQNRTKSK; via the exons ATGTCTACCTACGAGGACAACGATTCCAAATTAATGAGGAAAGCCAAGGAAAATCCATTTGTACCAGTGG GGATGGCCGGCTTCTTTGCCATTGTGGGCTACAGACTTTGGAAATTAAAAAGTCGTGGAGACACTAAGATGTCCGTGCACCTAATCCACATGCGAGTGGCTGCCCAAGGCTTTGTAGTAGGAGCCATGACCCTTG gtgtcATTTACACAATGTACAGAGACTTCTATCTCAAACCAAGAGAAGAACAGAACCGAACAAAATCCAAGTGA
- the jmjd4 gene encoding 2-oxoglutarate and iron-dependent oxygenase JMJD4, with protein MDRDAYRNCCSLVKIPRQSYDQFCSSHFVDYIDKDLSYSNFFKKYLLPNHPCVFSKRFTEEWKCRKQWVTEEGKPHFQKLLQEFGDTPVPVANCNAKEYNANPKQVMPFKEFIQYWKEHIQNGHSSPKGCLYLKDWHMSRDFPDHHVYTTPIVFTSDWLNEYWDALEVDDYRFVYMGPKGSWTPFHADVFRSYSWSANICGRKKWLLYPPGQEEFLRDTHGNLPYDVTLAELCDCSLFPRSKEACQPLEIIQEAGEIIFVPSGWHHQVYNLEDTISINHNWLNGCNVDIMWQFLQNELSSVQKEIEEWRSTMDSWHQHCQVIMKACSGIDYGEFASFLKIVADNRMTFLNARPSGDSDDFPRNPSEALVTLGPYHAAFDLQRVAHILELLLCDEDFKRLDHSAAAVQPESLLQKIRDTIQTTRGQNLLYQD; from the exons ATGGACAGGGATGCTTACCGCAACTGCTGCAGTCTGGTCAAAATCCCTCGGCAATCTTATGATCAGTTCTGCTCATCGCATTTTGTCGACTACATTGATAAGGATCTCTCCTActctaatttttttaaaaagtacctgCTTCCCAATCATCCGTGCGTCTTTTCCAAACGCTTCACCGAGGAGTGGAAGTGTAGAAAACAGTGGGTGACCGAGGAAGGCAAACCACACTTCCAGAAATTGCTGCAAGAATTTG GAGACACACCTGTACCTGTTGCCAACTGTAATGCAAAGGAATACAATGCAAACCCTAAACAAGTGATGCCTTTTAAGGAGTTCATCCAGTACTGGAAGGAACACATACAGAATGGACACTCCTCCCCTAAAGGATGCCTCTATCTTAAAGACTGGCACATGTCCAg GGACTTTCCTGACCATCATGTTTACACCACTCCTATTGTCTTTACCTCTGATTGGCTGAATGAATACTGGGACGCACTTGAAGTGGACGACTACCGCTTTGTTTACATGGGGCCCAAAGGATCATG GACTCCATTCCACGCCGACGTCTTCCGCTCGTACAGTTGGTCGGCAAACATCTGTGGCAGGAAAAAGTGGCTACTTTATCCTCCGGGCCAGGAAGAATTCTTAAGAGACACACATGGAAACCTCCCCTATGACGTCACATTAGCCGAGCTTTGCGATTGTAGTCTTTTCCCACGCTCAAAGGAGGCCTGCCAGCCTCTGGAAATCATACAAGAAGCAGGAGAGATCATTTTTGTGCCCAGCGGTTGGCACCATCAGGTTTATAATCTG GAAGATACCATCTCCATCAATCACAACTGGTTAAATGGATGCAATGTTGACATCATGTGGCAGTTCCTTCAAAATGAGCTGTCATCTGTCCAGAAAGAGATTGAGGAGTGGAGAAGCACCATGGATTCATGGCATCAGCATTGTCAG GTCATCATGAAGGCGTGCTCTGGCATCGATTATGGGGAATTTGCATCGTTCCTTAAAATCGTGGCAGATAATAGAATGACTTTCTTAAATGCTCGTCCCTCTGGGGACAGCGACGACTTCCCTCGCAACCCGTCGGAGGCGCTCGTCACCCTCGGACCTTACCACGCCGCCTTCGACCTGCAGAGAGTGGCGCACATTTTGGAGCTCTTACTATGCGATGAGGATTTCAAACGGCTGGACCACTCGGCAGCCGCAGTACAGCCCGAATCGTTGTTGCAGAAAATTCGGGACACCATTCAAACCACTAGAGGGCAAAATCTTCTTTATCAAGACTAA
- the iba57 gene encoding iron-sulfur cluster assembly factor IBA57, mitochondrial produces MKLSLFVRRALTSGGPLGVIGTKRTGFSVGVPARAALRVMRYSQAALDDPITPGDLACYRLVHRGLVRVQGAENAAFLQGLVTNDVRQLEDAARKAIYAHMLNIQGRTLFDVIMYSHKEATSESSILLECDSSMTESLVKHLKIYKLRRKIEISPCPELSAWAVLPKQRNSDQRFSRPNLLLPEKAAVWVTDPRTQDMGWRLLLDGQVDPLDVVASCRKGKIEEYHRYRYSIGLPEGVKDLPPGVALPLESNLVYMQGISFSKGCYIGQELTARTHHTGVIRKRLMPVRSSGSILSLEEDAALKTRSGKPAGKYRNGLENLGLSLIRLAHAQEVLTVKSANESEVTLEVSVPDWWPENLNNDTGAIM; encoded by the exons ATGAAGCTTTCCTTGTTTGTGAGGCGTGCGCTTACCTCCGGTGGCCCTCTCGGTGTCATCGGTACCAAACGCACCGGTTTCAGCGTCGGTGTTCCGGCTCGAGCGGCGCTGCGGGTCATGCGTTATAGTCAGGCCGCACTTGACGATCCGATCACGCCAGGGGACCTTGCTTGTTACCGCTTGGTCCACAGGGGACTGGTTCGGGTCCAGGGAGCCGAAAATGCTGCCTTCCTTCAGGGACTGGTCACCAACGATGTTCGGCAACTAGAGGATGCCGCTCGAAAGGCGATATACGCGCACATGCTGAACATACAGGGGAGAACGCTCTTTGACGTCATTATGTACAG TCATAAAGAAGCGACATCAGAAAGTAGCATCCTCCTGGAATGTGACAGCAGCATGACAGAGTCACTTGTGAAGCACCTCAAAATTTACAAACTTCGCCGGAAGATCGAGATCAGTCCGTGTCCGGAGCTCTCTGCATGGGCTGTTCTTCCCAAGCAGCGGAATAGTGACCAACGCTTCAGCAGGCCCAATCTCCTTTTGCCCGAAAAGGCTGCAGTATGGGTGACAGACCCACGTACGCAGGACATGGGCTGGAGGTTGCTTCTGGACGGACAGGTGGACCCCTTAGATGTCGTCGCATCATGTCGAAAGGGCAAAATCGAGGAATACCACAGATATCGCTATTCTATAG GACTTCCAGAGGGAGTGAAAGACCTTCCTCCAGGAGTAGCACTACCACTCGAATCCAACCTCGTCTACATGCAAGGCATCAGTTTCAGCAAGGGCTGTTACATCGGCCAAGAGCTGACAGCCAGGACACATCACACCGGCGTGATCCGCAAGCGCCTCATGCCAGTTCGCTCATCAGGGTCCATCCTAAGCCTGGAAGAGGACGCCGCCCTCAAAACACGATCGGGCAAGCCGGCTGGGAAATACCGCAACGGGTTGGAAAATCTGGGCTTGAGCCTGATACGTCTGGCGCACGCCCAGGAGGTGTTGACGGTCAAATCTGCCAATGAAAGTGAAGTCACCCTAGAGGTTTCCGTGCCCGACTGGTGGCCTGAAAACTTGAATAACGACACAGGCGCTATTATGTGA
- the gjc2 gene encoding gap junction gamma-2 protein has protein sequence MSWSFLTRLLEEIHNHSTFVGKVWLTVLIIFRIVLTAVGGESIYSDEQTKFTCNTKQPGCDNVCYDSFAPLSHVRFWVFQIIMISTPSIMYMGYAIHKIARSSEQEQRRNPQIRKKPPAPSRWRGTHRLEDVLEGEDDDAEPMIYEDALEGPDSKPEPVSGPCTNQSKHDGRRRILQEGLMQIYVLQLMSRAVFEIAFLAGQYLLYGFQVSPSFVCNRVPCPHRVDCFVSRPTEKTIFLLIMYVVSCLCLILNVCEMVHLGVGTFRDTLRLRRNHGRRSFGYPFSRNIPASPPGYNLVMKTDKPSRIPNSLITTHEQNMANVAQEQQCTSPDENIPSDLASLHRHLRVAQEQLDMAFQTYQTKNHQQASRTSSPVSGATMAEQNRVNAVQEKQGARPKSATEKAATIVKNGKTSVWI, from the coding sequence ATGAGTTGGAGCTTTCTCACTCGTCTCCTGGAAGAGATCCACAACCACTCTACCTTTGTGGGCAAAGTCTGGCTAACTGTGCTCATCATCTTTCGCATTGTCCTCACGGCCGTTGGAGGGGAGTCCATCTACTCGGACGAGCAGACCAAGTTCACATGCAACACGAAGCAGCCCGGTTGTGACAATGTCTGCTACGATTCCTTTGCGCCCCTCTCGCATGTACGTTTCTGGGTCTTCCAGATCATCATGATCTCCACACCCTCCATTATGTACATGGGCTACGCAATCCACAAGATTGCCCGCTCATCGGAGCAGGAGCAGCGGAGGAACCCCCAGATCCGGAAAAAGCCACCCGCTCCCTCGAGATGGAGGGGAACCCACCGTCTGGAGGACGTCTTGGAGGGAGAAGACGACGACGCGGAGCCAATGATCTACGAAGACGCACTGGAGGGTCCGGATAGCAAACCTGAGCCGGTGAGCGGTCCTTGCACAAACCAATCAAAGCACGATGGTCGCCGAAGAATCCTGCAAGAGGGGCTGATGCAGATTTATGTTCTCCAACTCATGTCGCGAGCCGTCTTTGAGATCGCCTTCCTCGCAGGACAGTACCTTCTGTATGGCTTTCAAGTGAGTCCTTCCTTTGTGTGCAACCGGGTCCCCTGTCCTCACCGAGTGGACTGTTTCGTCTCCAGGCCCACCGAAAAAACTATCTTCCTGCTCATCATGTATGTGGTTAGCTGCCTGTGCCTCATCTTGAACGTATGCGAGATGGTTCACTTAGGAGTCGGTACTTTTCGAGACACCTTGCGTCTCAGAAGAAACCACGGTCGTCGGAGTTTTGGCTACCCCTTCTCCCGTAATATTCCAGCCTCCCCGCCCGGGTATAACCTAGTCATGAAGACAGATAAACCCAGCAGGATTCCCAACAGCCTCATCACCACCCACGAGCAAAACATGGCTAACGTGGCTCAAGAACAGCAGTGCACTAGCCCAGATGAGAACATTCCTTCTGACTTAGCAAGCCTTCATCGCCACTTACGGGTTGCCCAGGAGCAATTGGACATGGCCTTTCAGACGTAccaaacgaaaaaccaccaacaGGCCTCTAGAACCAGTAGTCCTGTGTCCGGGGCGACTATGGCGGAGCAAAACCGAGTCAATGCGGTTCAGGAGAAGCAAGGCGCCAGGCCAAAGTCGGCCACAGAGAAAGCTGCCACCATtgtaaaaaatgggaaaacttCTGTTTGGATCTAG
- the LOC144201612 gene encoding coiled-coil domain-containing protein 13-like produces the protein MAASLAVEISNQMDNPLEVTNGEEDEEKMKDAFLKEHFDLITELDNLGDRGERYKHQLLLNELRELTDVNGRLFKLLNEKDFEINHMKKKWEDERILLLAGATGMLGDAAAVKIVELSKKNRELIVEVEQERAKSRQNINRIKSLENDLQTAQRSKPGKMVEFSPLQKQSSTHEENPLVKALKDKLSANQLKTTEYRNQVQILKQELKVAHKVIISEVGEDVNFQQLLGCAGNVRGRAQQILALQSRIRELEQQLGAPLKTASNVYEECSMNSRKNLGRNVGYNRSTEKEKKEEFQKLLESSEALQKERDEVKKVLEACKARNKCLSSDMKALKSQMSSLLVKSKHDDELVNAMLKEKSHLLEMLSQLTSQNVKPNSGPSLSSKLSEQKMLIENLYQVVADKENNIRDLEEIIQQFFNGPLQTNNVE, from the exons ATGGCAG CCTCACTCGCCGTGGAGATTAGCAATCAAATGGACAATCCCCTAGAAGTAACAAATGGTGAAGAGGATGAggagaaaatgaaagatgcattTCTTAAGGAGCATTTTGATTTAATCACAGAACTCGACAATCTTGGTGACAG AGGCGAACGCTACAAGCATCAACTTTTGCTGAATGAGCTGAGAGAGCTGACAGATGTCAACGGTCGCCTCTTCAAACTGCTGAATGAAAAGGATTTTGAAATCAATcacatgaagaaaaaatgggaaGACGAAAGAATTCTTCTCTTAGCTG GTGCAACCGGCATGTTAGGTGATGCAGCTGCTGTTAAGATTGTGGAGCTGTCCAAAAAGAACCGAGAACTGATTGTTGAAGtggagcaagagagagcaaaaTCCAGACAAAACATCAATAGAATTAAATCACTTGAGAATGAT CTACAAACTGCTCAACGCTCTAAACCAGGGAAGATGGTTGAATTTAGTCCTTTGCAAAAGCAAAGCTCAACTCATGAG gAAAATCCATTGGTCAAGGCTCTGAAAGACAAATTATCTGCTAACCAGCTTAAAACCACCGAGTATCGCAACCAAGTTCAGATTCTCAAGCAAGAGTTAAAAGTCGCCCACAAG GTTATAATTAGTGAGGTTGGAGAAGATGTCAACTTTCAGCAGTTACTTGGCTGTGCTGGGAACGTTAGGGGACGTGCACAGCAGATACTGGCTCTTCAATCAAGG ATTCGTGAATTGGAGCAACAACTCGGGGCACCTCTCAAAACGGCTTCAAATGTGTACGAAGAATGTTCCATGAATTCTCGTAAAAATCTGGGCCGTAATGTTGGCTACAATCGCAGTAccgagaaggagaagaaggaggaatTTCAA AAGCTCTTGGAAAGCAGCGAAGCCTTGCAAAAAGAGCGTGATGAAGTGAAGAAAGTGCTAGAAGCCTGCAAAGCCCGGAATAAATGTTTATCTTCTGACATGAAAGCTCTTAAGTCTCAGATGTCCTCGCTGTTAGTAAAGAGTAAACACGACGATGAACTTGTCAATGCTATGCTG AAGGAAAAGAGCCACTTGCTGGAGATGTTGAGTCAGCTCACCAGTCAGAACGTGAAGCCCAACTCAGGACCGTCTTTAAGCAGCAAGCTATCTGAACAGAAGATGCTCATCGAGAACTTATACCAAGTTGTTGCTGACAAGGAAAACAACATTAGAGATTTAGAGGAGATAATCCAGCAGTTCTTCAATGGACCACTGCAGACAAATAATGttgaataa
- the LOC144201128 gene encoding 5-beta-cholestane-3-alpha,7-alpha-diol 12-alpha-hydroxylase-like gives MLLPILLAILTALIGGLYLLGVFRQRRPGEPPLDKGFFPWLGHVLEFRRDTVKFLQRMQRKHGDVFTIQLGGFYVTFLQDPLSFGPFVKESREKLDFNKFAKHLVHRVFGYWSPHSEHHILQQSSNKHLKGDGLEILTQSMTLNLKNLMLHNLGKEKQTWTEDGLFMYCYNIVFRAGYLSLYGNVSPKCKDGEENAKEKDRLESEALFFKFRKYDQLFPNLAYGVLPPKKRLELRGLMDYFWNVLAIHKTKAKDNISGWVWDQQQARQEMGMDEAMVDRFMFLLLWASQGNTGPSSFWLLLYLMKHQDAMAAVKCEVDRIVRESGQEVKPDGPLLDLTREMLVKTTVLDSAVEETLRLTAAPLLTRAVLQDMTLKMADGREFFIRQGDRMAVFPYTGVQMDEGIHADPTVFKYDRFLNPDGSRKTEFHKEGKKVKYYTMPWGAGVSICPGRFFATNELKQFIFIMLAYFEFELLDPEIEIPAIDVRRWGFGTMQPVNEVPFRYRLRF, from the coding sequence ATGTTGCTACCGATCCTTCTCGCCATTCTCACAGCACTAATAGGAGGTTTGTACCTTTTGGGGGTGTTCAGGCAACGAAGACCTGGGGAGCCTCCTCTGGATAAGGGTTTCTTCCCTTGGCTGGGCCATGTCTTGGAGTTCCGCAGAGATACGGTGAAATTCCTGCAGAGGATGCAGAGGAAGCATGGTGATGTGTTCACTATCCAGTTAGGTGGTTTCTACGTCACCTTCCTGCAGGACCCCCTGTCCTTCGGTCCATTTGTCAAGGAGAGTCGGGAGAAGTTGGACTTCAACAAGTTTGCCAAGCACCTGGTGCATAGGGTCTTTGGCTACTGGTCGCCCCACAGCGAGCATCACATCCTGCAGCAGTCCAGCAACAAGCACCTGAAGGGGGACGGCTTGGAGATCCTCACACAGTCCATGACGCTTAATCTTAAGAACCTGATGCTGCACAACCTGGGCAAAGAAAAGCAGACCTGGACAGAGGACGGCCTCTTTATGTACTGTTACAATATTGTGTTCAGAGCGGGTTACCTGTCCCTGTACGGCAACGTTTCCCCCAAGTGTAAAGACGGCGAGGAGAACGCCAAAGAAAAAGACAGGCTGGAATCAGAGGCCTTGTTCTTCAAGTTCCGGAAGTACGACCAACTCTTCCCAAATCTGGCGTATGGCGTCCTACCTCCCAAGAAGAGATTGGAGCTGCGAGGTCTGATGGATTACTTCTGGAACGTCCTGGCGATTCACAAGACGAAGGCTAAAGACAACATTAGCGGCTGGGTTTGGGACCAGCAGCAGGCGCGACAGGAGATGGGCATGGATGAGGCAATGGTCGACAGATTCATGTTTCTCCTGCTTTGGGCCTCGCAAGGCAATACCGGCCCGTCTTCCTTTTGGTTGCTCCTCTACTTAATGAAGCACCAAGACGCCATGGCGGCCGTCAAGTGTGAAGTGGACCGGATCGTGCGTGAGTCAGGCCAGGAAGTCAAACCAGACGGGCCCTTGCTGGACTTGACGCGGGAAATGCTGGTCAAGACCACCGTCCTGGACAGCGCCGTGGAGGAGACCCTCAGACTTACCGCCGCGCCCCTCCTTACCAGGGCCGTGCTCCAAGACATGACGCTGAAGATGGCCGATGGCCGGGAGTTCTTCATTCGCCAAGGGGATAGGATGGCGGTCTTCCCATACACGGGTGTACAAATGGACGAAGGCATCCACGCCGATCCCACCGTTTTCAAATATGACCGCTTCCTTAATCCGGATGGAAGCAGGAAGACAGAGTTTcataaagaaggaaaaaaggtGAAGTACTACACCATGCCTTGGGGCGCCGGGGTATCCATTTGTCCAGGTCGTTTCTTTGCCACCAACGAGCTTAAGCAGTTCATCTTCATCATGCTGGCCTACTTTGAGTTTGAGCTGCTAGATCCCGAAATTGAGATCCCCGCCATCGACGTCCGGCGGTGGGGTTTTGGAACCATGCAACCCGTCAATGAAGTTCCCTTCCGATACAGATTGAGATTTTAA